One window of Hydractinia symbiolongicarpus strain clone_291-10 chromosome 3, HSymV2.1, whole genome shotgun sequence genomic DNA carries:
- the LOC130635843 gene encoding complex I intermediate-associated protein 30, mitochondrial-like codes for MLTKKFAVDCGIWLRKNVASLWRGIKGENIKVSDTQVLYNFEQPETIKNFVCLSDNEVGGNSEAKLTTSKHGRLLFSGNVSTDIDKNVSIDHSGFCGIRSKPITGLFNKVETVDMSYYDCIEIKYRGDGRPYFVNIQTESMMLLNQYDLFQSFLFTKGGPYWEVERLPFSKFLMTYQGYLQDEQFDFSNVRTIGLSLSDKKSGPFSLEIEYLKMIKIGFQPMTFRHLNNRRFQPE; via the coding sequence atgttaacaaaaaaatttgctgtAGATTGTGGAATATGGCTTCGAAAAAATGTAGCGTCACTTTGGAGAGGCATCAAAGGAGAAAACATTAAAGTATCAGATACTCAAGTGTTATACAATTTTGAGCAACCTGAaactattaaaaattttgtttgtctgtctgACAATGAAGTTGGTGGTAACAGTGAAGCTAAGTTAACAACCAGCAAACATGGTCGACTTTTATTTTCTGGAAATGTTTCTACAGACATTGATAAGAATGTGAGCATAGACCACAGTGGTTTTTGTGGAATTCGATCAAAACCAATTACGGGATTGTTTAACAAGGTTGAAACTGTTGACATGAGTTACTATGATTGCattgaaataaaatatagaGGAGATGGCCGTccttattttgtaaatatacaAACTGAATCAATGATGTTGCTCAATCAGTATGACTTGTTTCAAtcctttttatttacaaaaggtGGCCCATATTGGGAAGTTGAACGCTTGCCGTTTTCAAAATTTCTAATGACATATCAAGGCTATTTACAAGATGAACAATTTGATTTTAGTAATGTCAGAACAATTGGGTTATCTCTGAGTGACAAAAAATCAGGTCCGTTCTCATTGGAAATTGAATATTTAAAGATGATAAAAATAGGATTTCAACCAATGACATTTAGACATCTTAATAACAGAAGATTTCAACCGgagtga
- the LOC130635840 gene encoding neuromedin-U receptor 2-like: MVYPNLSVTSDALKWRFCYGHEKISYTPSARMYYLVIGSFYIVISLLAINFNMMFLTTIRRNRRLHRLSNYLLVFLCVIDLISACVIMPSYAVILAARYQNITYCSLRTFTSIAGYCLASMSFISILSITIEQYTAIVYPFFHQSHVTLKSITQIIVVSWFIASIWCVGAWFIEGLWITYQTFLGCFIFLTYVFIIYCYSRLFILVKHTEKRMHSTRKQFETKNELNRRNKAVRTSSLIILAFSISYVPIAFITIWRYFYGATVFERTFIYEGVHLLSLCNTFINPIVYYWRLSDVRREILKLFWVKTRKNSVKYSQEEAITCVK; encoded by the coding sequence ATGGTTTATCCAAATTTATCAGTAACTTCTGACGCATTGAAATGGCGATTCTGTTACGGACATGAGAAAATAAGTTACACTCCATCGGCGCGTATGTACTACCTAGTGATTGGTTCATTTTACATTGTCATAAGCTTATTGGCTATCAATTTCAACATGATGTTTCTAACTACAATCAGAAGAAATCGACGTTTGCACCGACTCTCAAATTACTTGTTAGTTTTCTTATGTGTCATTGATTTAATTTCAGCATGTGTGATCATGCCGTCATATGCGGTCATACTTGCCGCAAGATATCAAAATATTACATATTGCTCTTTGAGAACGTTTACTTCCATAGCAGGCTACTGTTTAGCGTCCATGTCTTTTATTTCGATTTTGTCCATAACAATTGAACAATACACAGCCATTGTGTACCCATTTTTCCACCAATCACATGTGACGTTGAAGAGTATAACACAAATTATTGTAGTGTCGTGGTTTATTGCGAGCATTTGGTGTGTGGGAGCATGGTTTATTGAAGGTTTATGGATAACTTATCAGACCTTTCTCGGTTGCTTTATTTTTCTCACATACGTGTTCATTATATACTGCTACTCAAGATTGTTTATCCTGGTGAAACATACCGAGAAAAGAATGCACTCAACAAGGAAACAATTTGAAACGAAAAATGAACTTAATAGAAGAAATAAAGCTGTGAGAACAAGCTCGTTGATTATTTTGGCCTTCTCCATCAGCTATGTCCCCATTGCATTTATAACAATATGGCGGTATTTTTACGGTGCGACTGTTTTTGAAAGAACTTTTATCTACGAAGGGGTGCATCTTTTGTCACTATGTAACACTTTTATCAATCCTATTGTTTACTACTGGAGGCTGAGTGACGTCAGAAGagagattttaaaattattttgggtGAAAACGAGAAAAAACAGTGTTAAATATTCTCAGGAAGAAGCTATAACTTGTGtaaaatga
- the LOC130635842 gene encoding uncharacterized protein LOC130635842, with product MPLKKSTKERNVKSAQKGVQSINEKLKNFLKLYETHCKSLGSAVDNHLKDELKKYADDCKLLVRFTLQAQEPSLSESPIKLTPLIKTIRALWYKAVTELYFWDLCLPYKEIAALETFLAQPIYSVEYVEFLNCKLDAYSMERLSRCLPVNNFLRTLVLDFTKLNDEGLMSLSNGFQSSTCITKLSLCFCGFTSRSGSVLGQMVTQSAVNELYVDGNMLECDGLVELIRLVVNQAEIDAAERQRIKEEEELLIQTAVSENDKPVYSKHIIPAKSDTRKPPVSGRSLIAKKGKKKKKKKSGLKKEPARVGAWLDVLHIADNGIDNFTVNSDNVPLEVMRLLKRWIVNSSNLKEIDLDDNLIGELGGREILSALQSRKEAGLKPIHMKVTHRMETDTFNKINSLASGSTKRGKKKKKKKNGKSGKRRV from the exons ATGCCATTAAAAAAGTctacaaaagaaagaaatgttAAATCTGCCCAAAAGGGTGTCCAGAGCATAAATGAGAAGCTAAAGAATTTCTTAAAGTTGTACGAAACACACTGCAAATCTCTTGGGTCAGCTGTAGATAATCATTTAAAAGATGAACTGAAGAAGTATGCAGATGATTGTAAATTACTAGTTAGA ttcaCTCTTCAAGCACAGGAACCAAGCTTGTCAGAATCACCAATCAAATTAACTCCGTTAATAAAAACAATACGGGCACTTTGGTATAAAGCAGTTACAGAGTTATATTTTTGGGATTTGTGCCTGCCGTATAAAGAAATAGCTGCTCTG GAAACATTTCTTGCACAGCCAATTTATTCTGTTGAGTATGTGGAGTTTCTAAATTGCAAACTTGATGCATATTCCATGGAGAGATTGTCTCG gtgTCTCCCAGTAAATAACTTTTTGAGAACTCTAGTTCTTGATTTTACAAA GTTAAATGATGAAGGGTTGATGTCATTGTCCAATGGTTTTCAGTCATCAACTTGCATAACCAAATTAAGTTTATGCTTTTGTGGCTTCACATCTCGTAGTGGATCAGTTTTGGGTCAAATGGTGACACAATCAGCTGTTAA CGAATTGTATGTTGATGGAAACATGTTAGAATGTGACGGTTTGGTCGAACTAATTCGATTGGTGGTAAATCAAGCAGAGATTGATGCAGCTGAAagacaaagaataaaagaagaagaagagctGTTGATACAAACTGCTGTGTCTGAGAATGATAAACCAGTGTATTCAAAACACATTATTCCAGCAAAATCTGATACAAG AAAACCGCCAGTTTCTGGAAGGTCTCTTATTGCAAAGAAaggcaaaaagaaaaagaaaaaaaagagtgGTTTAAAAAAAGAGCCAGCTAGAGTTGGTGCATGGTTGGACGTTTTGCATATTGCTGATAATGGAATTGACAATTTTACTGTGAATTCTGACAATGTTCCATTGGAAGTGATGAGGTTGCTGAAGAG ATGGATTGTAAAttcttcaaatttaaaagaaatagatCTGGACGACAATTTGATTGGTGAACTTGGTGGAAGAGAAATTTTATCCGCATTGCAGTCTCGTAAAGAAG ctgGATTGAAACCAATTCACATGAAGGTGACGCATAGAATGGAGACAGATACTTTTAATAAAATCAACTCCTTAGCATCTGGATCGACAAAGCGtggaaagaagaaaaagaagaagaaaaatggaaaGTCTGGAAAA AGACGGGTGTGA
- the LOC130635841 gene encoding protein Wnt-4a-like, which produces MSVAFSPQFKTMTRLCMILVIAIYIPNVKCNIKWLALQKYSNNEIWAVNQVCTKDYGFTGKQVRFCKKHFPWMTFVQEAVIDAKEECIHHLNKQKWDCHVIKEAPTFNEDLRKDTKQSALVYALSAASLAITISRRCKMGQIPDCSCQHNRRVSFPSSIVNSTDLSNIDKIIPCKGIVQHGKRFTQTFTNLGFRLLPKNERQAEEIAVRKHNIQIGLKALGTGEEVTCVCTGATGGCPRKFCYRRIIPLNEAAAGIFERYKKAVKLFQHDFNRPPKASLNKGQMSKLPYQVKDEHVDKLVYLEETDQVCATAGRRCVLDNSKQDSCENLCCGRGYRGKLIEVNSQCRCKFVYCCKVVCDNCISMKQVFECL; this is translated from the exons ATGAGTGTGGCCTTTTCACCGCAGTTTAAAACCATGACCAGATTATGCATGATTTTGGTAATCGCAATTTACATACCGAATGTAAAATGTAACATAAAATGGTT GGCGTTACAGAAATACTCCAATAACGAAATTTGGGCGGTCAACCAAGTGTGTACGAAAGATTATGGTTTCACTGGAAAACAAGTTCGCTTCTGCAAAAAACACTTTCCATGGATGACATTTGTGCAGGAAGCTGTAATCGACGCTAAGGAGGAGTGCATACACCATTTGAACAAACAAAAGTGGGATTGTCATGTGATAAAAGAAGCGCCAACATTTAATGAGGATCTAAGAAAGG aCACAAAACAATCCGCACTTGTATACGCTCTATCAGCAGCCTCATTGGCTATCACAATATCACGACGTTGCAAAATGGGGCAAATTCCAGATTGTTCATGTCAACACAACAGGAGAGTCTCATTCCCATCAAGTATCGTTAATTCGACTGACTTATCAAATATTGATAAGATAATACCATGTAAAGGAATTGTACAACACGGCAAGCGTTTCACTCAAACTTTCACTAATCTTGGTTTCCGACTTCTTCCAAAGAACGAGCGACAAGCCGAAGAAATTGCAGTTCGTAAACATAATATACAAATTGGACTAAAG gcgCTTGGTACTGGTGAAGAAGTAACTTGCGTATGCACTGGAGCCACAGGTGGTTGCCCTAGAAAATTTTGTTATAGAAGAATTATACCACTGAATGAAGCGGCTGCTGGAATATTCGAAAGGTACAAAAAAGCAGTCAAACTTTTTCAGCATGACTTTAATCGTCCTCCAAAGGCGTCACTCAATAAGGGTCAGATGTCAAAATTACCCTACCAGGTTAAAGATGAGCACGTGGACAAGCTTGTCTATCTTGAAGAAACAGACCAAGTGTGTGCTACAGCTGGACGACGTTGTGTCCTTGATAATTCAAAACAAGATAGTTGTGAGAACTTGTGTTGTGGTAGAGGTTATCGAGGGAAGTTAATCGAGGTGAATTCGCAATGTCGTTGCAAGTTTGTGTATTGTTGTAAAGTGGTGTGTGATAACTGCATCAGTATGAAGCAGGTTTTCGAATGTTTGTGA
- the LOC130635844 gene encoding GTP-binding protein Di-Ras1-like, with protein sequence MQTGRQPPARRRNKSRRNALRTLRRRDTIGVLLLGKCEVGKTQLVRKWLKGSFSDNYNPTIEDFHVKSYRHMGQCVNVGVIDMTGSWDFSAMMDLYLNRVDTVMFVYDVNNESSIRELDFLYERLVKVRGENHDMLLTVVGTKLDKRQDCGPDNKDEPVHDFVEKLGDNCKHIQTSSKLNLNVKEAFENSLNELIATMIPNEDTIKRLGKLMKKNEKSGSCSNCCSVQ encoded by the coding sequence ATGCAGACTGGACGACAACCGCCGGCACGTCGACGGAATAAAAGTCGACGAAATGCTTTACGGACGTTACGACGACGTGATACAATCGGTGTGCTCCTACTTGGAAAATGTGAAGTTGGAAAAACACAATTAGTACGGAAATGGTTAAAGGGATCATTTAGCGACAACTACAACCCGACTATAGAAGACTTTCATGTCAAGTCGTATCGACATATGGGACAATGCGTCAATGTCGGTGTTATAGATATGACAGGTTCCTGGGATTTTTCAGCGATGATGGATTTATATTTAAATAGAGTGGACACTGTGATGTTTGTTTACGACGTCAATAACGAATCGTCAATAAGAGAGTtggattttttatatgaaagacTCGTGAAAGTGCGGGGAGAAAATCACGACATGCTACTCACCGTCGTCGGCACGAAGTTGGACAAACGTCAGGATTGTGGTCCTGACAACAAAGATGAACCTGTTCAtgattttgtggaaaagttagGAGACAACTGCAAGCATATACAGACGTCTtcgaaattaaatttaaacgtCAAAGAAGCTTTTGAGAATTCTTTGAACGAACTCATCGCTACCATGATACCGAATGAAGATACGATAAAAAGGTTGGGAAAACTTatgaagaaaaatgaaaaaagtggAAGCTGCTCGAACTGTTGTTCTGTGCAATGA
- the LOC130635847 gene encoding uncharacterized protein LOC130635847: MRVDYEEKKNSCRKVSNPGSQTSSTKKKIDKCLKNGTVADVFDSLQEKIPYFLYHVYIKREQSNFFQLKLVSIPERNAVVQVDFSENYSMEFQNEIQSARWNQDQLSLFTSSSWLNQLQISKVFVSDNLEHDKVSVLVYMHMLLSKLVTEFNIKSCRCFL, from the coding sequence ATGAGGGTTGACTATGAGGAAAAGAAAAATAGTTGCAGAAAAGTAAGCAATCCAGGTTCTCAAACGTCTAGCACCAAAAAAAAGATTGACAAATGTTTGAAAAACGGGACGGTGGCTGATGTGTTTGATTCATTGCAAGAAAAAATACCTTACTTTTTGTACCATGTTTACATTAAAAGAGAGCAGAGTAATTTTTTCCAACTGAAGCTTGTATCGATACCTGAAAGAAATGCTGTGGTTCAGGTTGATTTCAGTGAAAACTACAGTATGGAGTTTCAAAATGAAATTCAAAGTGCCCGTTGGAACCAAGAtcaactttctttgtttacttccaGTAGCTGGTTGAATCAACTTCaaatatcaaaagtttttgTTAGTGACAATTTAGAACATGACAAAGTGTCTGTTTTGGTGTATATGCATATGTTATTGTCTAAACTGGTAACAGAGTTCAACATAAAAAGTTGTAGATGTTTTCTCTGA